GCCTGAGGGGACGGGGGGACGACCGTGGTGAAGGCGACGACGACCCTGCCCGACCGGCTGCGCGAGGGGCTGCGCCTGCGGCGGATGCCGCCCCCCTGCGCCGTGGTGATCTTCGGGGCCACCGGCGACCTGGCCCGCCGCCGGCTCATCCCGGCCCTCTACAACCTGGCCCGCAAGGGGCAGCTGCCGGCCGGCTACGCCGTCGTCGGCGTGGGGCGCCGCCCCGTGGGCACCGAGCCCTTCCGGGAGCAGCTGCGTCGGGCCGTGGAGGAGAGCACCGAGGTCCCCTTCGAGCCCGCCCCCTGGGAGGCGTTCGCCGAGCACGTGCACTACGTCCAGAGCGCCTTCGACGACCCCCAGGGCTACGCCCGCCTGCGCACCGTGCTGGAGGAGCTGGACCGGCAGCAGGGGCTGGGGGGCAACCGCCTCTTCTACCTGGCCTCGCCGCCCAGCACCTACCCCATGGTGATCGACCACCTGGGCGCCCACCTGATGCGGCGCGGCGAGGGGCCGGGGTGGGTGCGCATCATCATCGAGAAGCCCTTCGGCTTCGACCTGGCCAGCGCCCGCGCCCTCAACGCCAAGGTGGCCGAGGTCTTCGACGAGTCGCAGGTCTACCGCATCGACCACTACCTGGGGAAGGAGACCGTCCAGAACATCCTGATCTTCCGCTTCGCCAACACCATCTTCGAGCCGATCTGGTCGCGCGAGTACGTCGACCACGTGCAGATCACCGTGGCCGAGTCCATCGGCGTGGAGGGGCGCGGGGCCTTCTACGAGGAGGCCGGGGTGGTCCGCGACATGCTGCAGAACCACCTGATGCAGCTCCTCACCCTGGTGGCCATGGAGCCGCCCATCTCCATGGAGGCGGACGCGGTGCGGGACGAGAAGGTGAAGGTCCTCCACGCCATCCACCTCTTCACCCCCGAGGAGGTGGAGAGCTTCGCCGTGCGCGGCCAGTACGGGCGGGGCGCGGTGGACGGCCGGGAGGTCCCGGGCTACCGCGAGGAGGAGGGGGTGGACCCGCACTCCCAGACGCCCACCTTCGTGGCGGTGCGCTTCGAGATCGACAACTGGCGCTGGGCCGGCGTGCCCTTCTACCTGCGCACGGGGAAGCGCCTGCCCAAGCGTGTCACCGAGCTGGCCATCCAGTTCAAGCAGCCGCCCCTGCTCCTCTTCCGGCGGGTGGGCGTGGACGAGCTGGAGCCCAACGTGCTGGCCCTCAACATCCAGCCCGACGAGGGCATCGCCCTGCGCTTCTCGGCCAAGGTGCCCGGCCAGCTCACCCGCATCCGCCCGGTGACCATGGACTTCAACTACGGCACCTCCTTCGGGGTGGAGGAGCCCACCGCCTACGAGCGCCTCCTGCTGGACGCCATGGTGGGGGACCGCACCCTCTTCGCCCGGCGCGATGAGGTGGAGCAGGCCTGGGCCATCGTCATGCCGCTGCTGGAGGTGTGGTCCCAGACGCCGGCGGCGTTCCCCAACTACTGGGCCGGGACGTGGGGCCCGCCGGAGGCGAAGGCCCTGATCGAGCGAGAGGGACGCCGGTGGCGGCGCCTGTAGCCGCGGCCGCCTGCGGCGGAGGGACGGGGCGGTGAGCCCGGCGGTGCGCGTGCGCCCGCTGGTGGAGCGCCCGCGGCCGGTGCCCGTGGGTGCCATCGAGCGGGAGCTGGGCGACCTCCTGCGCACGGCCGCCGAGCAGCTCGGGCGGCCGGTCACGCGGGCGCGCACCATCACGCTGGTGGCCTTCGCGCCCGGCCTGGCCGAAGGGGAGCGCCTCATCGAGGTGGTGGCGCGCACCAGCCAGCGCCACCCGGCGCGGGCCATCATCCTGGTGGTGGACCCGGGGGCGCCGGACCTGCAGGCGGCGGTGGCCGCCCACGGGACGGCGGTGGGCGCGGAGCGCCAGCAGGTCGTCTCGGAGCAGATCATCCTGCGGGCGCCGCGCCAGGCCCTCGGCCGGCTGACCAGCCTGGTGCGCCACCTGGTCCTGCCCGACATGCCGGTCTACCTCTACTGGCCGGCGCCGGTCACCTGGGACGGGCTCCTCCTGGAGCTGCTCGACCTGGCCGACCGGCTCGTGCTCGACTCCGCCGCCTTCCCCGAGGGCGCGGCCGGACTGGCCGACGTCGCCCGCGTGGTGAGCGCCCCGCCCGCGCCCGTGGCGGTGAGCGACCTCTCCTGGGGGCGGCTGACGGTGTGGCGCGGGGTGACGGCGCATTTCTTCGACCCGCCGCACACCGGCTACCTGGACCGCATCGAGCGCGTGCGCCTCACCCACGCCGCCTCCTCGCGGGTGCAGGCGCTGCTCTACGTGGGCTGGCTGGCCGGTCGCCTGCTGTGGCGCGTGCGGGAGCCGTTCACGCGGGAGGCGGAGGTCTGGCGGGCCGTGCTCGCCGACCCGCAGGGCGACCCCGTCACCGTGGCCCTCCACCCCGATGCGACCTCCCGCCTCCCGGCCGGGGCGCTCCTGCTGGCGCTGATCGTCGCCGCGGGCGGGCAGGCCACCTTCTCCATCGCCGGGACCGAGGACCGCCGGGCCCTGCTCGCCTCGGTCACGCTGGAGGACGGGTGGACCTCGCGCCGCCTGGTCCCCCTGGACGCGCCCGACGAGGTCTCGCTGCTCTCGGCCGAGCTCGACGTCCACGGCCACGACCGGGTCTACGAGGAGTCGCTGCGCGCCCTCCTCCCGCTCCTCGAACCCGCGGCGCGCCGCCGGTCGGGGGAGGAGAGCACAGGATAGCGGCGCCGGAGATCCGCGTCGTCCCGACGGCGGACGAAGTGGCCGCTGCCGCACTGCAGGTCCTCCAGGAGGAGGCCCGCCGGGCGGTGGCGTCGCGCGGCCGGTTCGCGCTGGCCCTCTCCGGCGGCCGCACCCCGCGCGCACTCTACCACCGGCTCGCCGCCGCCGGCTCCGAAGCGCTCCCCTACGACCGCGTGGAGATCTTCTGGGGGGACGAGCGGGCCGTCCCGCCCGACCATCCCGCGAGCAACTTCCGCCTGGCCTACGAGGCCTGGCTCCGCCACGTGCCGGTGCCGCCGGAGCGCCTCCACCGCATCCGCGGCGAAGAGGCGCCCGAGGCGGCGGCGCGCGCCTACGAGGCGGAACTGCTCGCCGTGCTGGGCGACCCGCCGGCCCTGGATTGCGTGCTGCTGGGGATCGGAGAGGACGGCCACATCGCCTCGCTCTTCCCCGGGTCGGCGGCCCTGCGCTCCGCCCGCTACGTCGAGGCCACCCGCGCGCCGGCCCCGCCGACGTGGCGCATCACGCTCACGCCCCGCGCGCTGGCCCCGGCGCGGCGCGTCCTCGTGCTGGCGACGGGGCGGGCCAAGGCGCCTGCGGTGGCGCGGGCGCTGGGAGGGCCGGGCACGGCTGCGGGCGAGGGAGGGACCGGGGAAGCGGCGGACGTGCCGGCCGCGGTCCTGCGCGGCCTGCCGGTCCTCTGGCTGCTCGACCGGGCGGCCGCCGCCCTCGCGCCCGGCCCTACTCGGCGCTCCCTGCCGTGAGCCGGTCGTCGGCGTGCTCCCCGGCCTCTTCGACCACCGGGGTGGTCTCGGCGAGCGCACGCTCCAGGGCCGCCTCGTCCTGGGCCAGGAAGTCCTCCTCTTCCTCCTCGACCGCCTGCAGGGTCTCGTAGATCTCGAACGCCTCGGGGGAGACCTGCTGGCGCAGGGCCTCCTCCAGGCGGAGCTTGCGGACGAAGAAGTCCTCCACGCGCGCCTTGCGGTACAGGCGCAGGCAGCGGCGGCGCAACTCCACCAGGCGCGCCTCCTGGTCCAGGCTGAGGTCGCGCTGCTCCAGCCGTTCCTGGATGCGGTGGAAGACGAGGTGGAACTCGCGGGCCATGGCCACCAGGGCCCGGTTCGCCTCCTCGGGGCGGAGGCGCCCGCCGTGGCCCTCCCGGATCAGCCGCAGCAGGCGGTCCTCGAGCTCCGCGAGCACGAGCGCGATGTCTTCCACTCTCCGGCGCTCATCCGGCACGCCTCACCCCCGGGGCAGGTTCCGCCTCCCGCCCGATTCGCCGGCGCGGGGGAGAGCTCCTAGGATACGCCCGCCGACACGCTTCGCCGCACCGCCGCCGGCCCCGCCCGCCGCGCCTGCGCCCGTCGGCGGCGGGGAGACCGCCCCCTCAGGCGGGCGCCGGGCGCGCGGCGACGAAGGGCGCGGGGTGGCGCCTGACCACCTCGGCGACCTCCGGCCGGATGAGCGCCGCCGCCTCCCCCTCGCGCGCCTCCAGCGCACGCCGCAGCGCCGTCCCGCTGAAGGGGACCCGGTGCTCGACCGGGTGGGGACAGGTCTTCTCGTTGGCCACCGTCCCGCACCGGTGGCAGTGGAAGAAGGCGGTGAAGAAGAGCGGCACGATGCCCAGGTCGGGGAACTCGTCGAAGATCTCCTGGGCGGCATAGGGCGGGTAGAAGCTCCCCACCCCGGCGTGGTCGCGGCCGACGACGAAGTGCGTGCAGCCGAAGTTCTTGCGCAGGATGGCGTGGAAGACCGCCTCCCGCGGGCCGGCGTAGCGCATCTCCGTGTGCAGCACGGAGAGCACCGCCCGCGGCCGCAGGTAGTAGTGGGCCAGCAGCGCCTCGTACGCCTCCAGGATGACCTCGTCGCGGAAGTCGCCGGGCTTCTTGCGCCCCAGCACCGGGTTGACGAAGATGCCGTCGACGAAGGCCAGCGCGGTCTTCTGCACGTACTCGTGCCCCAGGTGGGGCACGTTCCGGGTCTGGAATCCCACGATCGTGCGCCACCCTTTCTCCCGAAAGAGGACCCGGGTCTCCCCGCGGGAAGAGGCGGTAGCGGGCGAACGGGTGCGGCAGCCCGGCGAGCAGGTCGATGGGGCCGGCGACGAGGTACGGCCCCATCGCCAGCGTGCGGGCCACGCCCGGGTGGGCCGGATCGAGGGTGCGGAAGACCTCGAAGGCGTGCTCCCGCGGGTCGTGCCGGAAGACCTCGGTGATGCGGAGCACGGCCACGGGCTGCCCCGCCGCCTCCAGCACCACCGTCTCCGCACCGCCCAGCGCCCGCAGCCGCGACGGGTCCGCGTCGAGGACGACCGGCAGGGTCCAGGGGAGGTCGGAGGCGAGGCGCTTCCGGTACAGGACGCTGCGGAAGTCCTCCTCCCCCATGAACCCCTCGAGGGGGCTGAGGACGCCCCGGGCGAGGTTCTCCAGGTCGCGAGCCAGGTCGACGCTGATGGGCCACCGCGGCAGGCGGCGGCTGCCGGCCAGCGCCTCCTCGCGCCACTCGCCGACCAGCTCGCGTTGGACCAGCCGTCCGCCATGAGGGCGCTGCATGCCCGTCATCCTAGGCGACCGCCCTCACCGTGGCCGTGCCCCGGGCGGGCAACGTCCGTGCTCCGCTGACGAAGTCTCGCTCCGTCGCCCGACGGACGGGGCGTCCACCGGCGAGCGGAGGGCGTGGGTCCCGGCGCTAGCGGATGAACCCCTTGCGAATGGCGTAGGCCACCGCTTGCGCCCGGTCGCGTACGCCCACCTTCCGGTAGATCGTGCGCAGGTGGCTCTTCACCGTGCTCTCCGAGACGAAGAGCTTGGCCGCCACCTCCTTGTTGCTGGCGCCTTTCGCCATCTCCACCAGGATCTGCACCTCACGGTCGGTCAGGCCGTCGCTGTGGAGCCGCGTCAGCCCGGCCGCACGCTCCCGGGCCATGTAGGAGAGCCGCTCCAGCACCTTGCGAGCGATGCCGGGGTGGATCATCGTCTGCCCGGCGTAGACGGCGCGGATGGCCCGCACCAGGTTCTCGGGGGTGATGTCCTTGAGGATGTAGCCGGTGGCGCCGGCCTGGATCGCCTGGAAGACGTACTCGTCGTCCTCGTAGACCGAGAGCACGATGACCTCCACCCGCGGGCTCTCCGCCTTGATCAAGCGGGTGGCCTCGATGCCGTCGACCCGCGGGAGCTTGAGGTCCATGAGCACGATGTCGGGGGCAAGCTCCCGCGCCTTCTGGACCGCTTCCTCGCCGTCACCGGCCTCCCCGACGATGTTGATGGCCATCCTCCTCCTCCCACACACCCTCTACGGACCCTCTCCACGGCGGGGAGCCCAGGAGCTCAGCGGGCTGCCCGCAGGCACGCCTCGAGCGATCTCTGGTCAGCGACGACGCTAGGCCTCCCCCCCCCCCCGAGCCCCTCTCCGAGCCATGCCCTGAGCCACACCCCGGACCGGACACCGGTCTACGCACCCCCAGCCTACACTCCCCGGTGTGCGGGTCCATGCCCCCTCTGCCTCGACAGGGGAGGCTCGACAGAAGAGTGCGAATTCGTATATACCCTGGCTCCGCAAACACGACGGCGGGTGACGCATTCCTGACCGGTCGGGGGATCCTCCCGGAGGGCCGGGCACCTACCTCCCTGCTCCCCCGCCGCCTGGCTGTCCGGAGCCCCTGAGCGCCGCTGCGTCACACCTCCGGCAGGGGCCAGGGCTCGGCCCGCTCGAGGAGGGCGGCCACCGCCAGCAGGGATTCCTCCCGCCCCGGGGCGGCGGCCAGCTGCACCGCCACAGGCAGCCCCTCCCGCGTCCGCCCGGCCGGGACCGCCACCGCCGGCCACCCGGTGAGGTTGAAGAGGCGCGTGAAGCGGCTGAGCGGGGCGCGGGCGGCCCGCCACCCGTCGCTCTGCTGCGGGTCGACATCGACGATCCTGGGGGCCGGGATGGGCACGGCCGCACACAGGCACACCTCGGCGCCGTCCAGCAGCCGTCCCAGCGTGCGCACCGCCAGGGCCTGGACGCGCTGCGCCTCCACGTAGGCGGTGGCCGGGATCGCCGCCCCTGCGACCAGCAGCTCGCGCACGTCGGCGCCGTACTCGGCCAGGCGTCCGGGGTAGGCGCGCCGGTGGTAGGCGGCGGCCTCGGCGAAGAGGATGGTGGTCTGGGCCGCCTGCATCGCCTCGATTTCGGGTATCGGCGCCTCCACGATCCGGCCGCCCGCCGCGGCCAGGTGGCGCGCCGCCCGGTCCACCGCCTCACCCACCGCCGGCTCCACGTCGTCGAAGAACGGCCCCCGCAGCCGCACGACGGTGAAGCGCGTCGGCGGGTCGGCCAGGCCCGATGTCGGCGGCGGCCAGCGGCCCGTCAGGGGGTCGTGCTCGTCCGCGCCGGCCAGCACCGCGAAGAGCAGGGCGGCGTCGGCCACCGTGCGCGTCAGCGGCCCCACCGTGTCGAACGACCAGGCCAGCGGGACGACCCCGTGGCGGCTCACCCGCCCGAAGGTGGGCTTGAGCCCGACGATCCCGCACAGCGCCGCGGGGATGCGGATCGAGCCCCCGGTGTCGGTGCCGAGCGCGGCGGCGCAGTGCCCCGCCGCCACCGCGGCCGCCGACCCCCCGCTGCTGCCGCCGGCCACCCGGTCGGGCGCGTGGGGGTTGGCGGCGGGGCCGAAGTGCGGGTTCACCGAGGTGACGCCGAAGGCGAACTCGTGCAGGTTGGTCTTGCCCACGACGACCGCCCCCGCCGCCTCGAGCCGCCGCACCGCCGTGGCCGTGGTCTGCGCCACGTGGGTCCGCCGCACGGCGGCGCCCGCGGTGGTGGGCAGCCCGGCCATGTCGAAGAGGTCCTTCACCGCCACGGGCACCCCGTGGAGCGGCCCGCGCACCTCCCCGCGCCGCGCCTCCGCCTCGCGCGCGGCGGCGAGCCGGCGCGCGGCGGCGCCGGTCACCGTGATGAAGGCGTGCAGCGTGGGGTCCTCGCGCTCGATGCGGTCGAGGCAGCGGTCGACCAGCTCGACGGGCGAGCGCCGCCCCGCGGCAATGGCCGCCACCAGCTCGGCCAGCCCGGGGCGCGTCACGGGGGCCAGCACCACAGCGGCGCCGGGAGGAGGTCAGGGTCGTCCAGGGCCCGGGTCTGCTCGACGTGCCGCCATTCGTCGCCGGGGACGAAGCGCGGCCGGTCCTCCATGACCGGTGGGTGCACCGGCAGCAGGGTGCCGTCCACCACCGACTCCACCGGCGAGGCCTCGTCGAACCAGGAGCGCGGCGGGGCGTGCCCCCACAGCGTGGCCCGGCGGGGGTCGTTGAGGCGCCAGCGGATGGGCGGCCAGTCCGGGTCGGCGATCAGGTAGTCCCCCGTGTACAGCTCCAGGCGGTTGCCGTCGGGGTCGCGCAGGTACAGGAAGAAGGCGTTGCTGAGCCCGTGGCGGCCCGGGCCGCGCTCGATCGCCGCCACCTGCCCGGCGGCGGCCAGGGCGTCGCAGGCGCGCAGCACCGCCGTGGTGTCGGTCATCCAGAAGCCCGCGTGGTGGACCCGCGGCCCCACCCCCGTCATCAGGGCGATGTCGTGGACGTTCTGCTTGCGGTGCAGCCAGATCGCCCACAGGCGCGGCGGGTCCTCTTCGGTCTCGGTGAGCTCGGAGCAGCGGAAGCCCAGGCGCTCCTGGTACCAGCGCGCCAGCGGCGCCACGTCCGGCACCTGGACGTTGAAGTGGTCGAGGCGCATCACCCCCGGCCCACGGTAGCGGTCGTAGGCCTGCAGGAGGCGCTCCACGGGCGTCATGGCGTGGAAGAACTCGAGGGGCAGCCCCGCGGGATCCTGCAGCCGCAGGGCCCGCCCCTGCCCCGCCTCCTCCCCCTCCACCCAGCGGTGGGGGAGGCCCTCCCGCCGCGCCAGGTCGGCCAGCGCCTCCAGGTCGGCGGGCCCGGCCACGCGGAAGGCCAGGTGGCCCACGCCGGGGGCGGGGGCCCGGCGCAGGACCAGCCCGTGGTGCAGCCACTCCTCGTAGCCGCGCAGGTAGAGGCGCTGGGGGTCGCGGGCGCTCTCGACGAAGCCGAGCAGCCCGATGTAGAAGGCCGCCGCCCGCTCCAGGTCGGTGACGCGGTACTCGATGTGGGCGGCCCGCAGGACCGTCGGCGCCTGCCCCTGCGCCTGTGCCTGCTCCTGCGCCTGCGCCGTCATCGGCCGCCCCGGTGCCGCGCCTGGCGGCGCCCCCAGCCCCGCCGCGCCCCGGGTCGTCCGCGCCTACGCCTCATCGACGGCCTCCTCCCAGGGCGCCGCGTCGTGGTAGAGGCGGACCGACTCGTGGGTCCACTCGTCGGCCGGGGGTCGCGCCGCTTCCTCCTCGTCGCGCAGCCGGCGGTAGCGCCCGCCGAAGAAGGTGAGCGGTCGCCCCGGCTCCCCCGCGTACAGGCCGGTGACGCGGGAGAGGACGATGGTGTGGTCCCCGCCGTCCACCAGGCGGTCCATCACGCACCCCACCGTCCCCAGCGCCCCGACCAGGAGTGGGCCGTGGGTCCAGCGGCGGAAGCGGAACTCGGGGGGCTGCGGCGCCCGCCAGGACCCGGCGAAGTAGCGCGAGACCGACTCCTGGTCCTCCCGGAGGATGTTGATGGTGTAGGGCCGCCCCAACGCGACGTGGCGGTGCATGCGCGCCCGCCGGTCGATGCAGACCAGCACGAGGAGCGGCTCCAGCGAGACCGAGGTGACGGCGTTGGCGGTCATGCCGTGGATGCCCTCCGGGGCCTCCACCGCCAGCACCGTCACCCCGGTGGCGAAGAGGCCCATGAGGCGGCGGAAGTGCTGGGGGGTGAGGTCGAGCTCGCTCACGCGCCGCCCGGCCCGCCGGGGGCGGCCGCCGCGGGCACGGCGGGCGCCTCCGTCCCGTCCGCCCGCCGCAGGAAGGCCCAGACCCGCTCGACGTACGGCCGCCGGTCGTAGGCGGCGAAGGTGGCCATCTGCATGCGCACCGGGTCGCCGAAGAAGAAGCGCTCGTACAGCACCTGGCGCGAGCCGAAGGCCGACAGCGCCAGGTCCCAGGCCAGGCGGAAGAGGCGCACGCGGTCGCGGGCCGGCAGCCGCGCCGCCTGGTGGTACTTCTCCACCGCCTCGGCCAGCGGCCCCTCCAGGTCGGCGCGGGTGGGGCGGGCCATCAGGCCGCTGGCGCCCAGCAACTGCACGATCTCCACCATGCGGGGGTACATCCAGGTGAACATGTTGCGCGCGGCGTCGAGCGGCGGCCACGCCGGCGTCATCATCCCCCACTTGTCCACCTGCGCGTCGGCCTCGGCGGCGCGCAGGAAGGCGCGCATCGCCTCCAGGTAGTAGATGATCTCGGCGATCTTCCCCTGGACGTGCTGGAAGCCCTCGATGGCGATGGCGTCCACGATGGCCGAGGCCACGCCCAGGACGAACTCCGTCTTGGCC
The DNA window shown above is from Armatimonadota bacterium and carries:
- the zwf gene encoding glucose-6-phosphate dehydrogenase, whose translation is MPPPCAVVIFGATGDLARRRLIPALYNLARKGQLPAGYAVVGVGRRPVGTEPFREQLRRAVEESTEVPFEPAPWEAFAEHVHYVQSAFDDPQGYARLRTVLEELDRQQGLGGNRLFYLASPPSTYPMVIDHLGAHLMRRGEGPGWVRIIIEKPFGFDLASARALNAKVAEVFDESQVYRIDHYLGKETVQNILIFRFANTIFEPIWSREYVDHVQITVAESIGVEGRGAFYEEAGVVRDMLQNHLMQLLTLVAMEPPISMEADAVRDEKVKVLHAIHLFTPEEVESFAVRGQYGRGAVDGREVPGYREEEGVDPHSQTPTFVAVRFEIDNWRWAGVPFYLRTGKRLPKRVTELAIQFKQPPLLLFRRVGVDELEPNVLALNIQPDEGIALRFSAKVPGQLTRIRPVTMDFNYGTSFGVEEPTAYERLLLDAMVGDRTLFARRDEVEQAWAIVMPLLEVWSQTPAAFPNYWAGTWGPPEAKALIEREGRRWRRL
- a CDS encoding glucose-6-phosphate dehydrogenase assembly protein OpcA, which encodes MSPAVRVRPLVERPRPVPVGAIERELGDLLRTAAEQLGRPVTRARTITLVAFAPGLAEGERLIEVVARTSQRHPARAIILVVDPGAPDLQAAVAAHGTAVGAERQQVVSEQIILRAPRQALGRLTSLVRHLVLPDMPVYLYWPAPVTWDGLLLELLDLADRLVLDSAAFPEGAAGLADVARVVSAPPAPVAVSDLSWGRLTVWRGVTAHFFDPPHTGYLDRIERVRLTHAASSRVQALLYVGWLAGRLLWRVREPFTREAEVWRAVLADPQGDPVTVALHPDATSRLPAGALLLALIVAAGGQATFSIAGTEDRRALLASVTLEDGWTSRRLVPLDAPDEVSLLSAELDVHGHDRVYEESLRALLPLLEPAARRRSGEESTG
- the pgl gene encoding 6-phosphogluconolactonase produces the protein MAAAALQVLQEEARRAVASRGRFALALSGGRTPRALYHRLAAAGSEALPYDRVEIFWGDERAVPPDHPASNFRLAYEAWLRHVPVPPERLHRIRGEEAPEAAARAYEAELLAVLGDPPALDCVLLGIGEDGHIASLFPGSAALRSARYVEATRAPAPPTWRITLTPRALAPARRVLVLATGRAKAPAVARALGGPGTAAGEGGTGEAADVPAAVLRGLPVLWLLDRAAAALAPGPTRRSLP
- a CDS encoding response regulator transcription factor; translated protein: MAINIVGEAGDGEEAVQKARELAPDIVLMDLKLPRVDGIEATRLIKAESPRVEVIVLSVYEDDEYVFQAIQAGATGYILKDITPENLVRAIRAVYAGQTMIHPGIARKVLERLSYMARERAAGLTRLHSDGLTDREVQILVEMAKGASNKEVAAKLFVSESTVKSHLRTIYRKVGVRDRAQAVAYAIRKGFIR
- a CDS encoding amidase encodes the protein MTRPGLAELVAAIAAGRRSPVELVDRCLDRIEREDPTLHAFITVTGAAARRLAAAREAEARRGEVRGPLHGVPVAVKDLFDMAGLPTTAGAAVRRTHVAQTTATAVRRLEAAGAVVVGKTNLHEFAFGVTSVNPHFGPAANPHAPDRVAGGSSGGSAAAVAAGHCAAALGTDTGGSIRIPAALCGIVGLKPTFGRVSRHGVVPLAWSFDTVGPLTRTVADAALLFAVLAGADEHDPLTGRWPPPTSGLADPPTRFTVVRLRGPFFDDVEPAVGEAVDRAARHLAAAGGRIVEAPIPEIEAMQAAQTTILFAEAAAYHRRAYPGRLAEYGADVRELLVAGAAIPATAYVEAQRVQALAVRTLGRLLDGAEVCLCAAVPIPAPRIVDVDPQQSDGWRAARAPLSRFTRLFNLTGWPAVAVPAGRTREGLPVAVQLAAAPGREESLLAVAALLERAEPWPLPEV
- the hpaD gene encoding 3,4-dihydroxyphenylacetate 2,3-dioxygenase; protein product: MTAQAQEQAQAQGQAPTVLRAAHIEYRVTDLERAAAFYIGLLGFVESARDPQRLYLRGYEEWLHHGLVLRRAPAPGVGHLAFRVAGPADLEALADLARREGLPHRWVEGEEAGQGRALRLQDPAGLPLEFFHAMTPVERLLQAYDRYRGPGVMRLDHFNVQVPDVAPLARWYQERLGFRCSELTETEEDPPRLWAIWLHRKQNVHDIALMTGVGPRVHHAGFWMTDTTAVLRACDALAAAGQVAAIERGPGRHGLSNAFFLYLRDPDGNRLELYTGDYLIADPDWPPIRWRLNDPRRATLWGHAPPRSWFDEASPVESVVDGTLLPVHPPVMEDRPRFVPGDEWRHVEQTRALDDPDLLPAPLWCWPP
- a CDS encoding flavin reductase family protein, which codes for MSELDLTPQHFRRLMGLFATGVTVLAVEAPEGIHGMTANAVTSVSLEPLLVLVCIDRRARMHRHVALGRPYTINILREDQESVSRYFAGSWRAPQPPEFRFRRWTHGPLLVGALGTVGCVMDRLVDGGDHTIVLSRVTGLYAGEPGRPLTFFGGRYRRLRDEEEAARPPADEWTHESVRLYHDAAPWEEAVDEA